A DNA window from Ornithodoros turicata isolate Travis chromosome 10, ASM3712646v1, whole genome shotgun sequence contains the following coding sequences:
- the LOC135370011 gene encoding zinc finger protein 782-like isoform X2, with product MLYYFMISNECRSYGRPARESQASVRACRCGRVQYSVRHWTPFVIASNLTMKVFGDIKYAGIVVISARRKNKQFSFHAGDTKDQHTEADDIPRCDSNIIFFSLPVAVCLGLTDRCKFYVDEPHFECELCSYRAKTKTALKRHAIRHTGEKPFACKFCEYATWRKSSLVTHVRTHTGEKPYKCSECPYTACRMDHLVNHRRTHTGEKPYKCRFCDYASADKGNLEKHEHIHTGEKPHRCMFCGYRTTQRSCLTVHVRKHLQNN from the exons ATGCTATATTATTTTATGATTTCCAACGAATGTCGCTCATATGGAAGGCCTGCCCGCGAAAG CCAGGCTAGTGTCAGGGCCTGTCGGTGTGGGCGTGTGCAGTATTCAGTTAGGCATTGGACCCCATTTGTGATTGCTTCTAATCTCACGATGAAAGTATTTGGAGACATTAAATATGCAGGTATCGTTGTCATAAGCGCTCGCAGGAAAAATAAACAgttttccttccatgcaggtGACACAAAGGACCAGCAtacagaagcagacgacataccCAGATGTGACTCCAATATAATTTTCTTTTCATTGCCAGTGGCAGTTTGTTTGGGACTTACAGATCGGTGCAAATTTTACGTTG ATGAGCCCCATTTTGAGTGCGAACTCTGCTCGTACAGAGCCAAGACAAAGACCGCCCTGAAACGGCACGCAATCCgccacacgggcgagaagcccttTGCTTGTAAGTTCTGCGAGTACGCCACCTGGCGGAAGAGCTCTCTCGTCACCCACGTGAGgacgcacacgggcgagaagccgtacaagtgcagCGAGTGCCCATACACGGCGTGTCGCATGGACCACCTGGTCAATCACCGGAGGAcccacacgggcgagaagccctacaagtgccGCTTCTGCGACTACGCCTCTGCTGACAAGGGAAATCTGGAAAAACACGAGCACATACACACGGGAGAGAAACCTCATCGCTGCATGTTTTGCGGCTACAGGACGACTCAGAGGAGCTGTCTCACGGTTCATGTCCGCAAGCATTTACAGAACAATTA A
- the LOC135370011 gene encoding zinc finger protein 513-like isoform X3, translating to MLYYFMISNECRSYGRPARESQASVRACRCGRVQYSVRHWTPFVIASNLTMKVFGDIKYAGDTKDQHTEADDIPRCDSNIIFFSLPVAVCLGLTDRCKFYVDEPHFECELCSYRAKTKTALKRHAIRHTGEKPFACKFCEYATWRKSSLVTHVRTHTGEKPYKCSECPYTACRMDHLVNHRRTHTGEKPYKCRFCDYASADKGNLEKHEHIHTGEKPHRCMFCGYRTTQRSCLTVHVRKHLQNN from the exons ATGCTATATTATTTTATGATTTCCAACGAATGTCGCTCATATGGAAGGCCTGCCCGCGAAAG CCAGGCTAGTGTCAGGGCCTGTCGGTGTGGGCGTGTGCAGTATTCAGTTAGGCATTGGACCCCATTTGTGATTGCTTCTAATCTCACGATGAAAGTATTTGGAGACATTAAATATGCAG gtGACACAAAGGACCAGCAtacagaagcagacgacataccCAGATGTGACTCCAATATAATTTTCTTTTCATTGCCAGTGGCAGTTTGTTTGGGACTTACAGATCGGTGCAAATTTTACGTTG ATGAGCCCCATTTTGAGTGCGAACTCTGCTCGTACAGAGCCAAGACAAAGACCGCCCTGAAACGGCACGCAATCCgccacacgggcgagaagcccttTGCTTGTAAGTTCTGCGAGTACGCCACCTGGCGGAAGAGCTCTCTCGTCACCCACGTGAGgacgcacacgggcgagaagccgtacaagtgcagCGAGTGCCCATACACGGCGTGTCGCATGGACCACCTGGTCAATCACCGGAGGAcccacacgggcgagaagccctacaagtgccGCTTCTGCGACTACGCCTCTGCTGACAAGGGAAATCTGGAAAAACACGAGCACATACACACGGGAGAGAAACCTCATCGCTGCATGTTTTGCGGCTACAGGACGACTCAGAGGAGCTGTCTCACGGTTCATGTCCGCAAGCATTTACAGAACAATTAG
- the LOC135370011 gene encoding zinc finger protein 513-like isoform X4 encodes MLYYFMISNECRSYGRPARESQASVRACRCGRVQYSVRHWTPFVIASNLTMKVFGDIKYAGIVVISARRKNKQFSFHAGDTKDQHTEADDIPRYEPHFECELCSYRAKTKTALKRHAIRHTGEKPFACKFCEYATWRKSSLVTHVRTHTGEKPYKCSECPYTACRMDHLVNHRRTHTGEKPYKCRFCDYASADKGNLEKHEHIHTGEKPHRCMFCGYRTTQRSCLTVHVRKHLQNN; translated from the exons ATGCTATATTATTTTATGATTTCCAACGAATGTCGCTCATATGGAAGGCCTGCCCGCGAAAG CCAGGCTAGTGTCAGGGCCTGTCGGTGTGGGCGTGTGCAGTATTCAGTTAGGCATTGGACCCCATTTGTGATTGCTTCTAATCTCACGATGAAAGTATTTGGAGACATTAAATATGCAGGTATCGTTGTCATAAGCGCTCGCAGGAAAAATAAACAgttttccttccatgcaggtGACACAAAGGACCAGCAtacagaagcagacgacataccCAGAT ATGAGCCCCATTTTGAGTGCGAACTCTGCTCGTACAGAGCCAAGACAAAGACCGCCCTGAAACGGCACGCAATCCgccacacgggcgagaagcccttTGCTTGTAAGTTCTGCGAGTACGCCACCTGGCGGAAGAGCTCTCTCGTCACCCACGTGAGgacgcacacgggcgagaagccgtacaagtgcagCGAGTGCCCATACACGGCGTGTCGCATGGACCACCTGGTCAATCACCGGAGGAcccacacgggcgagaagccctacaagtgccGCTTCTGCGACTACGCCTCTGCTGACAAGGGAAATCTGGAAAAACACGAGCACATACACACGGGAGAGAAACCTCATCGCTGCATGTTTTGCGGCTACAGGACGACTCAGAGGAGCTGTCTCACGGTTCATGTCCGCAAGCATTTACAGAACAATTAG
- the LOC135370011 gene encoding zinc finger protein 766-like isoform X5: MLYYFMISNECRSYGRPARESQASVRACRCGRVQYSVRHWTPFVIASNLTMKVFGDIKYAGDTKDQHTEADDIPRYEPHFECELCSYRAKTKTALKRHAIRHTGEKPFACKFCEYATWRKSSLVTHVRTHTGEKPYKCSECPYTACRMDHLVNHRRTHTGEKPYKCRFCDYASADKGNLEKHEHIHTGEKPHRCMFCGYRTTQRSCLTVHVRKHLQNN, from the exons ATGCTATATTATTTTATGATTTCCAACGAATGTCGCTCATATGGAAGGCCTGCCCGCGAAAG CCAGGCTAGTGTCAGGGCCTGTCGGTGTGGGCGTGTGCAGTATTCAGTTAGGCATTGGACCCCATTTGTGATTGCTTCTAATCTCACGATGAAAGTATTTGGAGACATTAAATATGCAG gtGACACAAAGGACCAGCAtacagaagcagacgacataccCAGAT ATGAGCCCCATTTTGAGTGCGAACTCTGCTCGTACAGAGCCAAGACAAAGACCGCCCTGAAACGGCACGCAATCCgccacacgggcgagaagcccttTGCTTGTAAGTTCTGCGAGTACGCCACCTGGCGGAAGAGCTCTCTCGTCACCCACGTGAGgacgcacacgggcgagaagccgtacaagtgcagCGAGTGCCCATACACGGCGTGTCGCATGGACCACCTGGTCAATCACCGGAGGAcccacacgggcgagaagccctacaagtgccGCTTCTGCGACTACGCCTCTGCTGACAAGGGAAATCTGGAAAAACACGAGCACATACACACGGGAGAGAAACCTCATCGCTGCATGTTTTGCGGCTACAGGACGACTCAGAGGAGCTGTCTCACGGTTCATGTCCGCAAGCATTTACAGAACAATTAG
- the LOC135370011 gene encoding zinc finger protein 782-like isoform X1 yields the protein MLYYFMISNECRSYGRPARESQASVRACRCGRVQYSVRHWTPFVIASNLTMKVFGDIKYAGIVVISARRKNKQFSFHAGDTKDQHTEADDIPRCDSNIIFFSLPVAVCLGLTDRCKFYVDEPHFECELCSYRAKTKTALKRHAIRHTGEKPFACKFCEYATWRKSSLVTHVRTHTGEKPYKCSECPYTACRMDHLVNHRRTHTGEKPYKCRFCDYASADKGNLEKHEHIHTGEKPHRCMFCGYRTTQRSCLTVHVRKHLQNN from the exons ATGCTATATTATTTTATGATTTCCAACGAATGTCGCTCATATGGAAGGCCTGCCCGCGAAAG CCAGGCTAGTGTCAGGGCCTGTCGGTGTGGGCGTGTGCAGTATTCAGTTAGGCATTGGACCCCATTTGTGATTGCTTCTAATCTCACGATGAAAGTATTTGGAGACATTAAATATGCAGGTATCGTTGTCATAAGCGCTCGCAGGAAAAATAAACAgttttccttccatgcaggtGACACAAAGGACCAGCAtacagaagcagacgacataccCAGATGTGACTCCAATATAATTTTCTTTTCATTGCCAGTGGCAGTTTGTTTGGGACTTACAGATCGGTGCAAATTTTACGTTG ATGAGCCCCATTTTGAGTGCGAACTCTGCTCGTACAGAGCCAAGACAAAGACCGCCCTGAAACGGCACGCAATCCgccacacgggcgagaagcccttTGCTTGTAAGTTCTGCGAGTACGCCACCTGGCGGAAGAGCTCTCTCGTCACCCACGTGAGgacgcacacgggcgagaagccgtacaagtgcagCGAGTGCCCATACACGGCGTGTCGCATGGACCACCTGGTCAATCACCGGAGGAcccacacgggcgagaagccctacaagtgccGCTTCTGCGACTACGCCTCTGCTGACAAGGGAAATCTGGAAAAACACGAGCACATACACACGGGAGAGAAACCTCATCGCTGCATGTTTTGCGGCTACAGGACGACTCAGAGGAGCTGTCTCACGGTTCATGTCCGCAAGCATTTACAGAACAATTAG
- the LOC135370011 gene encoding zinc finger protein 513-like isoform X8 — protein sequence MEGLPAKGDTKDQHTEADDIPRYEPHFECELCSYRAKTKTALKRHAIRHTGEKPFACKFCEYATWRKSSLVTHVRTHTGEKPYKCSECPYTACRMDHLVNHRRTHTGEKPYKCRFCDYASADKGNLEKHEHIHTGEKPHRCMFCGYRTTQRSCLTVHVRKHLQNN from the exons ATGGAAGGCCTGCCCGCGAAAG gtGACACAAAGGACCAGCAtacagaagcagacgacataccCAGAT ATGAGCCCCATTTTGAGTGCGAACTCTGCTCGTACAGAGCCAAGACAAAGACCGCCCTGAAACGGCACGCAATCCgccacacgggcgagaagcccttTGCTTGTAAGTTCTGCGAGTACGCCACCTGGCGGAAGAGCTCTCTCGTCACCCACGTGAGgacgcacacgggcgagaagccgtacaagtgcagCGAGTGCCCATACACGGCGTGTCGCATGGACCACCTGGTCAATCACCGGAGGAcccacacgggcgagaagccctacaagtgccGCTTCTGCGACTACGCCTCTGCTGACAAGGGAAATCTGGAAAAACACGAGCACATACACACGGGAGAGAAACCTCATCGCTGCATGTTTTGCGGCTACAGGACGACTCAGAGGAGCTGTCTCACGGTTCATGTCCGCAAGCATTTACAGAACAATTAG
- the LOC135370011 gene encoding zinc finger protein 513-like isoform X7, whose protein sequence is MEGLPAKGDTKDQHTEADDIPRCDSNIIFFSLPVAVCLGLTDRCKFYVDEPHFECELCSYRAKTKTALKRHAIRHTGEKPFACKFCEYATWRKSSLVTHVRTHTGEKPYKCSECPYTACRMDHLVNHRRTHTGEKPYKCRFCDYASADKGNLEKHEHIHTGEKPHRCMFCGYRTTQRSCLTVHVRKHLQNN, encoded by the exons ATGGAAGGCCTGCCCGCGAAAG gtGACACAAAGGACCAGCAtacagaagcagacgacataccCAGATGTGACTCCAATATAATTTTCTTTTCATTGCCAGTGGCAGTTTGTTTGGGACTTACAGATCGGTGCAAATTTTACGTTG ATGAGCCCCATTTTGAGTGCGAACTCTGCTCGTACAGAGCCAAGACAAAGACCGCCCTGAAACGGCACGCAATCCgccacacgggcgagaagcccttTGCTTGTAAGTTCTGCGAGTACGCCACCTGGCGGAAGAGCTCTCTCGTCACCCACGTGAGgacgcacacgggcgagaagccgtacaagtgcagCGAGTGCCCATACACGGCGTGTCGCATGGACCACCTGGTCAATCACCGGAGGAcccacacgggcgagaagccctacaagtgccGCTTCTGCGACTACGCCTCTGCTGACAAGGGAAATCTGGAAAAACACGAGCACATACACACGGGAGAGAAACCTCATCGCTGCATGTTTTGCGGCTACAGGACGACTCAGAGGAGCTGTCTCACGGTTCATGTCCGCAAGCATTTACAGAACAATTAG
- the LOC135370011 gene encoding zinc finger protein 513-like isoform X6, with protein MFLQTESGDTKDQHTEADDIPRCDSNIIFFSLPVAVCLGLTDRCKFYVDEPHFECELCSYRAKTKTALKRHAIRHTGEKPFACKFCEYATWRKSSLVTHVRTHTGEKPYKCSECPYTACRMDHLVNHRRTHTGEKPYKCRFCDYASADKGNLEKHEHIHTGEKPHRCMFCGYRTTQRSCLTVHVRKHLQNN; from the exons ATGTTTCTCCAAACTGAGTCAG gtGACACAAAGGACCAGCAtacagaagcagacgacataccCAGATGTGACTCCAATATAATTTTCTTTTCATTGCCAGTGGCAGTTTGTTTGGGACTTACAGATCGGTGCAAATTTTACGTTG ATGAGCCCCATTTTGAGTGCGAACTCTGCTCGTACAGAGCCAAGACAAAGACCGCCCTGAAACGGCACGCAATCCgccacacgggcgagaagcccttTGCTTGTAAGTTCTGCGAGTACGCCACCTGGCGGAAGAGCTCTCTCGTCACCCACGTGAGgacgcacacgggcgagaagccgtacaagtgcagCGAGTGCCCATACACGGCGTGTCGCATGGACCACCTGGTCAATCACCGGAGGAcccacacgggcgagaagccctacaagtgccGCTTCTGCGACTACGCCTCTGCTGACAAGGGAAATCTGGAAAAACACGAGCACATACACACGGGAGAGAAACCTCATCGCTGCATGTTTTGCGGCTACAGGACGACTCAGAGGAGCTGTCTCACGGTTCATGTCCGCAAGCATTTACAGAACAATTAG